ttcttttcttttttaatcttAAAAATTGTCACTActatatcatatttttttatcatatttttttatcatattttttttatcatattttacttttttatttccacaTTTTCTCACCGTACAGgcctaaaaatataaccgAAAATTTTGCCAAAAAATCTCGCCAATTTTTAGCGCCcctacattttatatatgcccAAAGATATACGTATTAAAATTGAGGGGAAACAATATGccaaaaaatggataaaaataaaaataaatatatagaatatacgataataaaaactgcataaattgtataaattaatatgacAAATTAATATGACAAATTAATACGACAAATTAAtatgacaaaaaaataaaaaattagataaatatattttttattgcaaATTTTGACAAAGTATAAAcagaataatttttcaaacttatcatttaaaaaattataaacatcAAATGTCAGGACTACTACTTTTGTtgtaaacatatattatatccaGATtggcaaaaaaataaaacccCTTGCAAGTATTTGCATAAGAAGGAATGCCAAACATTGATAATACAATTAtgtacaattttttataaattcacAAAGTAGCGATAAAAATGGAGGAAGAACcacaaaagaaaaataaaaaacaaaaaataaaaaagagcCAAAAACCAATGACAGTAAGTAATAGAAAACCTTTCAATGTATTTGACAAAAACAACAAAACATCAAAACCATTAGTTCGAGACCCTCgattttcaaatttatcaggtataatatataattcttttattatccTAACACGTCACTATAATAAATGTACAAAACATATTCTAAACttaaaacttttttatgtatatatctGTTTTATTCTTAATGCATGTTCCataatttgtaaatatggaaaaagaCATACCCATAAATTGGGTAGTGAAGGGGGCCAACCTCCCTCACCATATAAACATTATCAcagaaaattataagaaaattataagaaaattaaatatatatatcccctaacatatttcttatttttcttcCCCTTTATAGGCTCATTTAATCCCAACTTTTTTCGAAACGCctacaaatttttatatgagaCAAGGGAACATGAAAAAGAAGCAATtgagaaaaaattaaaaagtaaaaatttagatcctgaagaaaaaaataaattaaaaaatgcatacagtaattataaaaatacagatgcattacttaaaaaaaaagaagaagaaagaaaattaaaatcaCAACTAGTTAAACAAgagaaagaaaatattttaaataaaaataaaacaccatattattatagtgatagaaaaattaaaaagatgGTACAAGAAAAAggggaaaataaaattggtatgaaaaaaattattaaaaaggaaaagaaAGTCTTACAAAAGGaaagaagaaataatatgatCCCCGAAAGAAGATATGTTGATCAaagttaaaataataaaacacgatattatttcatatacatatttatctatgcataatataaaGGAATATTCTTAGTTTAGTTGGAAAAATAGCTAAAAAACGAGATTCACAAATATTcctattttatgtatatatacgggttatcatttttgtttacccacattttttttatcaatctTTTCTTGTCCCTTTttgttgtttttatttatcatgGTTCTATTTGGGAATTTCCCAACATCCATAAACACATGTATATGCCACTTCCGATTAAGGAATTACATTCGGAGATGTTCTATTTTGCATATccattataaattatttcgtTTTActgcttttattttttttctttatttttatggaaAAGCAAATAACCATCCCCAAACATGTGTGAGGCATACTAcactttttttgt
This genomic stretch from Plasmodium vinckei vinckei genome assembly, chromosome: PVVCY_02 harbors:
- a CDS encoding rRNA biogenesis protein RRP36, putative; this encodes MEEEPQKKNKKQKIKKSQKPMTVSNRKPFNVFDKNNKTSKPLVRDPRFSNLSGSFNPNFFRNAYKFLYETREHEKEAIEKKLKSKNLDPEEKNKLKNAYSNYKNTDALLKKKEEERKLKSQLVKQEKENILNKNKTPYYYSDRKIKKMVQEKGENKIGMKKIIKKEKKVLQKERRNNMIPERRYVDQS